Within the Nitrospiraceae bacterium genome, the region TAGAGGGCTATTCCTGAATGGCCTTCAGCCGTTGCTGGAGATACCCATTCCGGACGGCACCATACAAATCGAGCGTGCCTTCTTCAACGCCTTGAAATTTTTCCAGCGTGAGCGCACGGAGATTCACCGTTTCGCCGGCGACCATTCCAAGCCGTGAAAAGTTGACGGTCATATCGTGTTGGACCAACCGTGGAGCGTCAGCTATTTCAATAAAAGGCAGAACTAACCAGTTAAAAGGGTCAAGGAAGGAATCGCCGATGAATCCAATTCCATCCCGTAAGGTGAAGGGGCCCAGGAGCGGAATCATGAGGAACGGTCCGGGCGGAACACCATAGGTTCCTAAGGTTTGCCCAAGATCCTCTTGCGGTGTCTCTAACTTAAACATAATTCCAGCCGGATCAAATAATCCCCCGACCCCAAGGGTGGAATTGATAAGGAATCGGCTCAACTCAATGCCAGCTCCCTGAAACTTTGCTTGAAAAATGTTGTTCAATAATCTCGGGACAAATCGAATGTTTTGAAACACGTTTGAAAAGCTTTGCTGGACATCGGGAGGGATGAAAAAATTGTAAACTTTGGCAGCCGGCTTCACCACGTATTTGTCCAACCGGTAATTAAATTCAAAAACGGCAGAATTAACAGGTTCAAACGGATCATAGTCCTTATTCTGGGAATCACCAGACTCGTCAAAAGGATCAAAGAATTCATTTTCATTCCCTTCGACGTCAGCGTTGAGTCCATCCTCAAATTCAGCGATCTGAATGTCGGGTCCGGTTTCCATGCCATCCTGGGGCTTCGTGGATTTTGACTTTCCCGCACATCCACCAAGTCCTACCGCCAGACATAGAATGACCCAGATGGACAATCGCATCGTTTCTCCTCTCATGCCAAAGGCTTTTCTTTTAAGGGTTATAACAGGCTCGTCCACTTCAATCTGATTGTTGGAACGCAAAATGGATTCGGTCATGTGGAATAACTTCAACTATTTCACAGATAAACCGCGCGGACTGTAACAAAATCCCATACCCAAGCCAAGAATCTCTTTCCTCCTCCCCACTGCTTTGAAGACCTGTGAGTGGTGACAAGATTCAGGCCTTTTTCGAATTTTTTGGTAAAGGCCCGGAAAAGGATGCTGAAGGGTTTGTCAGCTTCCTTGACAAAACATTACAGAAAAAGTCGAGAAAAACGTGGATACTGACCATTCTTTGTCATGATGTTTCTCAGAGGTCGTAAACCGTTTCGACGTTTTTAATAAGGCATTTCTTTCTTGTAGAGAATAAGTTTCTCATTATTTGAGAGAAGCCACCATTAACGATAATCAATGTGCAGCATGCGACAAAGCTTTTTCATTGGCATTCTCTTTGCTGATTCTTGGGAGGTGACCAACAAGGTTCACGGGGTAAATGCCTCCTAACCAGATGGTTAGATGATCTGAGAACGTTCAATTGAAGGGAGACCAGCTATGAGCCCATCGGTATCGGAGCAGAAACCTTCCTGGAATGGTTCCATTAAACAAGTGAAAAAACAAGACCGTCATGCTGTTTTGTCCGGCGACAACTCTCCTGAAATAGACCGTTCGTCAGGATTGAGTGATAAGCAACTTCCCCTATACCTAAAGGAAATAGGGCAAGTGTCATTACTTGACCGGGAGGGGGAAGTTCGTCTGTGCAAGAAAATCGAGGAAGCCCGGCGAAGTATGTTGGAGATTCTGTACTCCCTCCCTATGACCTTGGACTATCTTCAAGAACAACGAATCCGGTTGTTGAATGGCGAAATCCTGGCCAAACATATTGTTCTAAAGGAAAAAGAAGGAGATGTGGAGACCGAATCGGAGGAAGAAGCTGATATTCCAGATATTCAGACCGAACAGCAGGAAGATGAAGAATATCGTCAACGAGTAATTCAGCAGTTGAGCCACCTTTGTCATTGTGTTCAATCCCTGATGGCCAGGCGAAATGTCTCGGCATCCAAGGAAGGCACTTCGGCTTCGCTGCAAGCCAGAAAAAAATTATGGCAAAGTCTTGAAGGAGTGAATTGGCATCCTGCATTTACCAAACAGGTGGAAAGCCGCATACGGGCAACGGAACGCCAACTTACTGAAGTATTGAAACGATTAGGAATATCCCCTCAAGATATTTTTAATGGCGATGAGCGAACAGGTGGGTTGGGCCCCAATTCTCTTCCCACCACAAACCCTGGCGGTGAGGTAACCTCAGGTTCCCATCGTTCCACCCTAGAAGCCGGAGAACACCTCGTATATTTGGAGCAAGAAGTTTTGCGTCTGTGCTTTTCAGAATTCCTCGTACGGGTTCGACAATTGGATCAAGCTAAAATTCGCCTGCATTTCGCCAAGGAGGCGATGTTGGAGGCAAACTTACGCTTAGTTGTTAGTGTTGCCAAGCGTTATGTGAATCGAGGCCTCGATTTACTGGACCTCATACAGGAAGGCAATATCGGCCTGATGCGGGCAGTGGACCGTTTTGAGTATCAGCGAGGCTATAAGTTCAGCACCTATGCGACATGGTGGATTCGACAGGCGGTAACGAGGGCGTTGGCCGATCAATCCAGGACTGTGCGGATTCCGGTGCACGTGTGTGATGTGCTTACTCGAGTGCGACGAACGCTGGAACGTCTAGCGGTGCAATTGGGACGGGAACCGAAATTGGAGGAACTCAGCGGTGCGGTGGATATTCCATTAGATAAATTGTCCACGATGCTGGAAGCCACAAAAGGGACTCTTTCGCTCGAGACTCCTATGGGGGATGAAGACGGTTCGCCACTCTCTGATCTCTTGCAAGATCCTTCGGCCGTTTCTCCATGTTATTCGGCGGAACGGGCGGACCTCCAGGAAAAAGTGACTTCCCTGTTAAGGACTTTAACGCCTCGTGAGGCACATATTATTCGGCGACGCTTTGGTATTGGAGAGCTTGAGGATGCTACGCTTGAAGAGATCGGCCTTGAATTCTCTGTCACCCGAGAACGCATTCGACAAATTGAGGAACGGGCATTGGCCAAATTGCGTGAACCCCAACGGAATGAGGTTTTGCGTAATTTTTTTCAACCATCAGGTCCAGCCTTAGATTAGCCTGACACTTTTGGTAAACGTGCCATGTCTAACGAGATAGGCGACTGATTTCAGAACGGAATAATATTTTGAAAGCCCCTTAAGGGAAAAGGGTATCCTCAGAGGGTGTTGAAGAATCCGTCATTGAAGATTCGTAATAACCAAAACTACTTTGGAAATTAGCGCCGGTAGTTTGGGCATTGAGGAAGGTTGTTCCATTGAGATTGGCCTGCTGAAAATCACTCTCATGCAGGTCAGTGTCCTGAAAATCTGCCCAAGAGCAGTCCGAGGAAAAAAAGTTTCCTCCGCGAATTTGTGCACGAAAGAAGGTGGCACCGCGAAGGGTGGCATGTTGGAAATCGGCTCCTTGAAGTTCTGCTTGTTGGAAATCCGCCCATATAAGATCGGCTTGTGAAAAATTTACCCAGGCTAATTGGGCACCTCTGAAACGGACACTTCGAAGATTTGCGCCTTGAAAATTTGCGCCACGCAGGTTCGCTCCTTCAAAATTCGCCCCGGGGAGGTGGGCTTCTTGAAAATTGGCATTACGAAGATCCTGGTGGCGGAAGTCGGCCTCGCGGAGGTCAATCTGAAAAAAATCTTGAGAACTTGGTGCAGCGGTGTGGGTAGACTGCGCGTCTTCAGATTGTCCTTTTTCCTTGATTCCAGTTTGCAGGGAGCGTCTCCAATTCCTATGTGTGTGGAGAAGAAGTGCACGGTCATCTTCAACGTCGTTGAGAGGAGGTCTTAAGGGACTGTCTTCAATCGCTGCCATGGAGAAATGCCACGAAAAGTCAATAGAAAAACAAAAATGAGGTAAAAGGGAACAATGGTCTATAGAGCACGATGAAACCTTAGCGAAAATGACACCAAGGGTCCAGTCCAAAATAATAAGAGCCTAAGGCATGAAGGAACCCTAATTATGGTATAAAAATACTACGCCCCTGTGGACGAATCGAAGAATACTAAAAAATGTTTCAATGACGGACATTGCAAGCACTAGACATGTGGTGAGGTGATATGGAATTGAGCTTAATTCTATTATGGGCTGTCGTCGTATTTCTGAGCTATCAAATATGGGTATTAAGGAATAGACATTGTTCGTTTCTCCAGATACTGAAAGAAGTTTCTGATCGTATTCGACCGGGGTTAGAAGTGGTGGACGTCAGAGAGCTGAAGACCATACAAGCTGAAATTTTTCGTTTGGAGCAGAAGGTCAATTTAAGAAAGGTTTTGGAGGTTAAAGACGGGGGAAACTCTCAGCAATTTCAAGAATGTTTTCATAAAGGAGAACTTCCTGTTAATGGTCTTGAACCCATTGAGGATTCAGCTTCTGACAAGGGCGGGACCGTTCCTCGACCCAGATCGATCATGTGGAAAGGCCTTCGTTTTACGCTTAGCGATTCAATTTGGTTTAAAACGGGAGTGGTGGCGAACGAAGATGTAGAGGATGATCAAGTCCAATCTATGGTGCAAGGGCCATTTTGTCGAGGATGCCTGAAGCGATTGGTAGAGAGGGTTCCGGCCCAGATTATATATGTCCCAGCGCAGTGCCACAATTGTGGGCTATCCTGGAGTATAGGTGAGCTCGGTTATCCAGAAATGCCCCTTCGCGATCTCAAACGTATAGTCTATAACATGCTTGATCAACAGTGAGAATATGTCGAAATGTTCAATGCCAGGACTTTATGATGGGTGAGGAAGATTTAGATGCTGTCTTGTGATCTTCTGTTACCAGGCAGAACTTGTGTGGGTGTATTTGGGATGCTATAAACGACCACTATGCGCCCTTGCCCTTCTTGTTCACAAGAGAATCCCAATACCGCGAACTTTTGTTTGCAATGTGGACAAGCGCTTGGTTCACCTTCTTTAGAGACTGCAACAGAGACCAATGCTGAGGGACTAGGGACAAGGAATTCTCCCACTCAATCCCAATTATGGGAAACGTTCATTGGTCCAAGTAAATCCATTCAGTTTTCAGTTAAGACCGGATGGCTGTGGCGCTCGGCTTTTTTATACTACAAGGAAAAGTTTGAAAAAATTGAAACCCCACAAGGTCCAAGATTTGTCCTAAGTTGGAACTGGCCCGCCGCGTTGTTTGATTCGTTTCTTTGGTTTTTATATCGCAAAATGTATCTATTTGCGTTGTTATACGCTGTTGCCCCGGCGCTCGCCATTTTTATGACTGGGGATGTGATGGTGGGAATTGTATCGAGAATATTGGCAGGAGGCAGCGCGAATTACTTGTATTATTGGCATGTGAAAGACAAGGTACAGAGAATTATGGCAATGCCCAGTCTTGATGATACAAGTCGTGCTCACCTGATTCAGGAAGAGGGTGGAGTCCAGCCTTACGTCCTCTGGTTAGGGGTTCTGCTGCATATGTTGATGCTTGGCCTGTTGGCTGCGGCGATTGTTCAAGGGCCCCCCGGACAGGATCCTCTTGGTGGAATGGAAGGACGTCCTTCTCAAAAGTTCTTTTAAGAGAGAGACTCGGGATTCTCGGTGGCTGGAGGGATCTGTGATTCATTTGAGGCTGTCTGCCAATTGAACCACGCTCGAAACCATTCATAATCAGATTGATAGGCGGTTGATTTGGCGTCCCCTTGGTTGCCCTTTTCCGTCAAAAGTGTGTAGGTTCTGGGCCAATTTTTTGTCCACCAGGATTTAAGGGCTTCAGGTGTGGAGGGCTGATCGTCTGACTGGAAAATATTTGCGGCATCAACAAGCTGGGCAATAAGTTTCCAAGCTCGATCTTTTCCCAAACCCAAATTCCGAAAATGTTCCCGTAATAAAAAAACTACCCACAATTCCGCACTGTGTTTTTTGTTGTGTTTAAATGGTTGTGTTTGGCGGAGAGGAATGGGGTCAAAGTTTTTAATGATTGAGGTATAATCGGGGCCTCCGTACTCTCCGACCACTTCTGCAATACCCTCTAGCATGTTGGCCAATTCGACCTCAACTTCTGATCGAGGGGAGTCAGCGGGCATATCAAGCGGACTAGGTGTCGTGAGCATATCAATAACGGGCTTAAGTTCCCTGAGGCGACCGACTGCAGCCTTGAGGATACGTTCCGACTCCAACCAATAGTCGGAATCGTTTTTTGCAGTTCGTTCCTGTCCTGCGGGGGGAAGGACTGGGGGAATCCAATGCCTGATGAGTGTAAATAGGATATAGTCCAGATCACCGCCTTCCTGAGCTGCCCGGTCCAATGCATTTTGTGGCCCAAGACCTTGGCGGAAAAACTGTTCTGTCCGATCTGCGACGCCGTGTCGGCCAGCCAAAGCGGTCCACCAGCGTGCGAATTGTTCCCATTTATGCTCGTCAGAGGCCATATTGTTTCGAAAGAAGGTAAAAAATTCCTGGTCATGGTACGATTCGTTGCGAAGCAATGCAAGCAAAAGAAGGTCACCTAACCTGTTGAAGAGGCAACCACGAAAGGAAGCGAGGGAGGAGAACTAGATGGCTCAGTTGGTGTTAATTCGTCATGGTGAATCTCAGTGGAATCTGGAAAACCGTTTTACGGGCTGGGTCGATGTCCCATTAACTCCCAAGGGGGAGCAAGAGGCCCGCGATGCGGGCAAGAAACTTAAGGCATTTCGATTTGATTGTGCATTTACCTCAGTGTTGGTGCGTGCCAAAGAAACCCTACGATTGGTTTTGGAGGAAATTGGACAGACGACGATTCCAATTGAGGAAAATAAAGCGCTGAATGAGCGGATGTATGGAGAATTGCAGGGGCTTAATAAAACAGAAACGGCACAAAAATATGGCGAGCAGCAGGTCAAAATTTGGCGGAGGAGCTTTGATGTACCTCCCCCCGGGGGTGAAAGTTTGAAGGATACTGCCGAACGGGTTCTTCCCTATTATGAAAATCGAATACGGCCGGCTCTATTGGCAGATAATACGGTTCTAGTCGTGGCTCATGGCAATAGTTTGCGGTCCTTGGTTATGCAATTAGAGCATTTGTCCAAGGAAGCTGTGCTTGAATTGAATATTCCGACGGGTGCACCATTATGGTATGAAATGGACAAATTAGGGGAGGTAGTCGGTCATCGGTACTTGTAAGTGAGCCATCGCGCATTGCCAATGTCTCCAAAACGCAATTTCAAAGAATTTTTTCATAGAGAAAATTGCCTTGCTTGGTTGAATCATGGTCGTCATGTTCCTTTTCTTTATTGCAGGGTTGTGGATGGCTGATGGTGTGGCCTTGTTAGTTGCACCGGAACGGATGATTGCCACTCTGCGACAGTCGTTGATTGTGGCGCCAGGGTTTATAAAATGGGGTGGCGTTGCAGCCCTATTGGGGCTTGTTTTGTTATTTGGAACCAGAGAACTGCCCTACCAACCTCTTTGGATGGTCGTGGGCCTGAGTATGGTGGCAAAGGGCCTTTTCTTATATGCCGGACCAGATCGTTGGCGGTTGCGGATTGTCAAATGGTGTCTGGAACGGGATGTGATCGATTATCGCATCTGGGGGCTGGGGTTATGCGCCCTTTCTGTCTTGCTATTAGATGCGTTAGGCTGGGGAAAAGGACTGTAAATGTGTGAAATGGTAAAGACAATCCCATCCAGCTATGCCACAAGCACGATGATAATGAGGGCATATGACGGATTTTGATCGTGAGAAAATGTGCGAAACCTGGCAGGTTCATCAATCTACCGATTGGCCGGACGGGTTGGGGAGTCATGAAGGGCAACTTATGACATTAGATACAGTCATTGGTGGATGTTTGACCTATTACTTTGAGGAACATCACCTTGATGAACCACGAATCGAAATCTTACGTGATTGCCTCGGGGATCTGGAAATTATTGTCCCGGAATTATCTGAATCCACCCGTGATTATTTCAGCCGATTGCGATTTCTTGGGGTGACCCTTCTTCAAGAATTTTCCTAAACTATTTTCAAACGGAACCTTCTTCCTGGTCGTTTTCAGTTGCCAATCGAAATGAGCCTCATTATGGGCCATTCAGCCTTACTGGATTTCATGGCGTCGGTTTTTTGATTGGTTTGACGCTGGAAAAAATGCTGTGGTACCGTGGTTTTTGGTTTCTACCTATTGCCTATCACAGTTAGGTGCAGACAATGAGTCAACAAAATGACCTGAAAACGATTCTGAATAAACTACATTATTCTGACGATGCCAAGGTGGTGGAGCAGATTTCGGCCCAAACCAAACTGGTCAGGGCCCGTATGAAAGGTATTCGCCGCAAGGTGGTAGTGATGAGCGGGAAAGGCGGGGTTGGGAAAAGTATGACCACCGTGAATCTTGCGTTGGCTTTCGCGCGAATGGGTCAACGCGTGGGATTGCTAGATGTGGATATTAATGGGCCTTGTGTTCCTCAAATGCTTGGGATGCGTGGGAAGGGCTTATTGGATACCCCGGATGGAGCCGTGCCGCCGACTGGTCCATTAAATATCAAGGTCGCATCAATGGATTTTCTCCTACAAGAAAACGCTCCGGTTCGGTGGAAAGGTCCCATGGACCTCAGTCCGGTTTGGTTAGGCATGACCGAAATGAATGTCATTCGGGAGTTTCTCTCCGATATGGTGTGGGGGGAATTGGACTATTTGTTGGCCGACCTGCCCCCTGGGGCAGCAGCTGATAAGCCACCCCTCCTGGCGGGACTCATTCCTGATTTAGCCGGAGCGGTCGTGGTGACGACGCCTTCCGAGGTGGCTTCAAATGTCGTCCAAAAGTCCATTGCCTATGCTCAGGAGCTGGGTATCCAGATTTTAGGGGTGGTCGAGAATATGAGCCAGTATCGTTGCCCCTCCTGCGGAGAAGAAAACCCCTTGTTTGAGGGGGATACCGACTCCATGTGTGAAGCATTGGGTTTGCCCCTTCTAGGACGCATACCCTTTGATCGGAATTTTGCCCGCACCTTTGATAAGGGAGAACCGATCCTGGATGGAGACAATCCCACTGCGGCGAAATATCAGGATATTGCCAAAAAAGTTCATACATTGTTGGATTATCAACATGTTTTAGACGGGAAAGTGTAATGTCTCGAAGCGATCGTTGGCCTTCGCCGACGTTCAGAAGGGAAGCAAAATGAAATTTGTCTGTCTCAAATGCGAAACCTATATGACTTTTGAAAAAGTCGAAAAACCAGCTGAAGGCTCTCTTGGGGTCTTTTTTGAATGCCCCTCCTGCCAATCGCGCTTTTCAATGGTGACCAATCCCGGCGAAACCCAGATGGTCTCTTCTTTAGGCGTTCAGTTGGGGGGGAGAACCGAGGCACCCAAACCCTTGGAAATGACCCGGGGCGGGCTAGAGGACAATGTTTCGGCGGGCATGGGACAGATGGCCGCCTATTTGAACGAAAAAATTCAAGGTGGCCAATCGGCGGCAGTCTCAGCCTCAGCCCCTTCTGCGGCTCCGGCTGGTGCTGGTGCACCAGGCACCACTTCTGAAGGCGGCGGATGTCCCTTTTCCGCTATGGTTGCTCAAATGGGTTTGGGCTCAACCGGTTCGACCAGCGCTCCGGCTCCAGTTGCCGAACAAATATTATGGACGCCGGATGCTCAGGAAAAACTGGCCAAATTGCCGTCTTTTGTGCAGCCGATGGTCAAAAGCAGCGTGGAGACCTATGCCCGTAAGAATGGTTTTACCACCGTGACCCTTCAGGTGATGGATGATTCCAAGAACGCCTCTACGGAGGGGATAAAGTGGACACCGGAGGCGCAACAACGGTTGGATAATATTCCAGACTTTATTCGCCCCATGGCGCGGCGGGAAATTGAACGCCTAGTCAAAGAACGGGGACAGTCTGAAATTACGGCCCAGGTGATGGAAGAGGCCAAGGAAAAATTTATGAAATTTATGTAGCCCAAATTCGCAAACGGGTTTATGAAAAAGGCGGGACTCACTGGGTCGCGCCTTTTTTTTTATTTTTCTACCTTTTACTCCCAACAAGGTTTGGGACTTTCACGACATTTTCCCCTTGTAATATCAATATATTTTGTGCGGGGACGAAACCCTGCTATGTGAAATCCTTCCAATTCGCGTACGGTTTTGTTCGGTAAATCTTTTCGGCCTTCATGGGTAATTCAACTCCCGCCTGTTCAAGGAGCTGAGCTGTCTTGCTTAGCGGCAACCCTACCACTGAAGGATAATCCCCTTCGATTTTTTCGATGAGGTGCGCGCCTTCTCCTTGAATAGAATAGGCGCCTGCTTTCCCCAGGCTATCCTGAGTGTTCAGATAGGTCTGCAAGTCAGCATCTGAGAAGTTCTTGACCCAGACTTTGACGGTTTCTACATATGTTTCCCTTAGCTTCTTAGCCTTTGCTATTAAGGCCAAACCGGTATGGACGAGATGACATCGGCCCCGCAAGCCGTTCAGCATGTGATGGGCATTTTCTAGGTCCACCGGTTTGCCAAGGATCTGACCATCCAATTCAATGGCCGTATCGCTGCCGATGACGAGGCTGTCGGGATAGTGACTCGCCACGGATTCGGCTTTTTCAAGGGCAAGGCGACGTACATGATTGGCAGGTGCCTCCTTGCCGAGAATTTCTTCATTGATTGCAGGCGAAATGATTTCAAAGGGAAGCCCCAAGAGGCTCAGCAGTTCTTTTCGACGAGGCGACGAGGATGCCAGGATGAGGTAAGGATGGGGCATTTAGAGAATGGCCGGTGTTTCCATGTCCTGGTTGTCTAGGGCACGAGCTTGGTATTGGTTGATCAAATTAATCACATCTGTTGTGGAATGGGTACGAACGAGTTGTGCACGTATTGCCGCAGCATAGGGAAAGCCCGAGCAGTACCAGCCTAAGTGTTTGCGCATCCGTACGAAACGCTCTGCCCCATGGACCCGTTCAAACAGGGAGGCATGTTGGATCATGATTCCGAATTTTTCTTCCAGGCTTGGAACATGCTGCCGTGGCATACAGGATTGTCCGGTCTGCAACATTTCTCGTATCTGTTGAATCCCCTGAAAAACCCATGGATTGCCGAGTGAGCCACGGCCAATCAAGACGCCGTTTACGCCTGATTCCCGAATGCGGGCAGCGGATTCTCCCAGACTCTGAATATCTCCATTGCCCAGGACAAGAATGCCATGCGGCTGAATTCGTTTTGCAGCTAGGGTGATCGCTTCCCAATCGGATTGTCCTCGGTACATTTGCGCTAGCGTGCGGCCGTGAATAGAGATGACCTCTGGGTGTCCCTGGATAAGACAGGCGCTCCATTCTTCGATCATATTCCGGTCGAAGCCAATGCGGGTTTTGACGGATAATGGAATGGCTTTGCGAATTGGGGAGTGGTGAAGGTCGCTCAGGAGGTGGCCAATGGCTTCTAAAGCTTTGGGTTTCATCCCGATTTGATTCAGGGTCTGGCCGGCACTCCAATCCTGAATGCCTTTTCGCGACATCTCTATCAGTTCCAGCGCCAACTTTGGAGTGCGAATCAATCCGGCGCCACTCCCCGAGGAAGCGACGTTTTTCGAAGGGCACCCCATATTGATATCCAACCCATCAAAACCCAATTCACAGACCACATGGGCCGCTTGGTAAAATAACGCAGGTTCCTTCCCATAGATTTGGGCAATGACGGGACGTTCGGCTTCCGAGTATCGCAGGCTGTCGAGGGCCTTGAGTCTACCGGAACAGATGTCATGGACGTTGGTGAATTCCGTAAAGACCACATCAGGTTTCCCATGAATTGCCACCATATGGCGGAAGGCCGAATCAGTGACGCCATCCATAGGGGCCAGTCCAATAATTGGTTGAGGAAGGGCCTGCCATAGTGTGGAGTCGGTCTGGTGAGAGTGAGTCATGGGATGTGGAATGAAATCGGGTGCTTGAGTTCTGAGTGTATTTTACCGAAAACCTCCAGGTGTTCCTTTTAGTTCTTACACCTTTAATCCTGACACAGCGGACCGACAATTGGCAGGAACCTTCTGGAAAAGCCCAGTTGGCACATAACTTGTTTTTCCCGTTGATGAATTTGGAGTTTAGTGGATGTCATTACGTAGAAATACAACTTTAGAAGCGCCATCTGATACAAAACCTTATACAAAAAAAATTGTGGTGGAGGAAGAGATTGTACGCGAAATCAAATCTCTTTGGACAGGACCTGAGACTGATGTGCGGACGGCCTTATTAAAAGAAATGGTCGGCAGTGTGGTGAGGCTTCGTGATTTGGATACGGATGTCATAGATGTCAAAATTCTTCATCGAGCTTTAAAAGAGCTTCGCTACTCTTTCCGGGTATTTCGGCAATATCGTGAGTTGAAAAAGGTCAGTATTTTTGGTTCAGCCCGGACCCCAGGGGATGATCCCAACTATACGCTGGCGTCCCAACTTGGGAAACTCCTCAGTCAACGTGGCTTTATGGTGATCACGGGCGGTGGGCCAGGGATTATGCTGGCCGGGAATGAGGGGGCTGGTCGGGAGAATAGTTTTGGGGTGAATATAATGCTGCCTTTTGAGCAAGCCCCGAATGCGATGATTGCGGATGATAAAAAGCTTGTCCATCTGAAGTATTTCTTTACGCGAAAATTGTTGCTGGTGAAGGAAAGCCATGCCGTCGCGCTTTTTCCTGGAGGATTTGGGACGTTAGATGAGGCGTTTGAGGTGTTAACGCTGATTCAAACAGGGAAAACGCACCCGATTCCCGTCCTGTGTATTGAGTCCCCTGGTGGCAATTACTGGAAACGATTGATGGAGTTTTTTGAGCAACAACTCTTGTCTCGTGGATTTATTAATCAATCCGATTTAGCACTCTTCAAAGTCGTGTATTCGCCAGAGGAAGCGGTTAAGGAAATTCAGCAATTTTTCCGGGTGTATCATTCTCTACGCATTGTGAAAGATTCACTGGTTATCCGCATTCATCAACAGCTCTCGCAGGCCGAGATGGCCCAGTTGAACCAGGAATTTTCGGACCTCTTGACCGACGGGCAGTTTCAGCAAGTTGAGGCGTTGCCCGAGGAGTGGGATGAACCCCACATTTCACACCTGCCACGTCTGATGTTACATTTTAATTGGAAAGAGTTAGGTCGTCTTCGGCAATGCATTGATTGGCTCAATGCCCGAGGATTAGCCGTATAGGAATTTTGGATAATGCATTGAGGGTTTGTCCGGATTTATTGAAAGCTGATAAGCTCAGTCCGAAAGACGAGATGATAATGACACAAACAATGAAAAAATTTGATGAATTGCCCAATCAGAAACCACCGGACGTGGTGTTGTATCACGCCGATTGTATGGATGGATTTGGCGCTGCGTGGGCTCTTTGGAAACGATTTCCGCAGGCTCGCTATGTTGCGGTTAAGCATGGGAATCCGCCTCCGGATGGATTGCAAAACCAACATGTGGTGATGGTTGATTTTAGTTATCACCGCGAAACCATATTGGAGCTGGCAGATCAAGTGGCCAGTCTTTACATTTTAGATCATCATATTACCGCGCAGGATTCTCTGAAGGATTTGCCT harbors:
- the maf gene encoding septum formation protein Maf; this encodes MPHPYLILASSSPRRKELLSLLGLPFEIISPAINEEILGKEAPANHVRRLALEKAESVASHYPDSLVIGSDTAIELDGQILGKPVDLENAHHMLNGLRGRCHLVHTGLALIAKAKKLRETYVETVKVWVKNFSDADLQTYLNTQDSLGKAGAYSIQGEGAHLIEKIEGDYPSVVGLPLSKTAQLLEQAGVELPMKAEKIYRTKPYANWKDFT
- a CDS encoding tRNA-dihydrouridine synthase encodes the protein MTHSHQTDSTLWQALPQPIIGLAPMDGVTDSAFRHMVAIHGKPDVVFTEFTNVHDICSGRLKALDSLRYSEAERPVIAQIYGKEPALFYQAAHVVCELGFDGLDINMGCPSKNVASSGSGAGLIRTPKLALELIEMSRKGIQDWSAGQTLNQIGMKPKALEAIGHLLSDLHHSPIRKAIPLSVKTRIGFDRNMIEEWSACLIQGHPEVISIHGRTLAQMYRGQSDWEAITLAAKRIQPHGILVLGNGDIQSLGESAARIRESGVNGVLIGRGSLGNPWVFQGIQQIREMLQTGQSCMPRQHVPSLEEKFGIMIQHASLFERVHGAERFVRMRKHLGWYCSGFPYAAAIRAQLVRTHSTTDVINLINQYQARALDNQDMETPAIL
- a CDS encoding TIGR00730 family Rossman fold protein, encoding MSLRRNTTLEAPSDTKPYTKKIVVEEEIVREIKSLWTGPETDVRTALLKEMVGSVVRLRDLDTDVIDVKILHRALKELRYSFRVFRQYRELKKVSIFGSARTPGDDPNYTLASQLGKLLSQRGFMVITGGGPGIMLAGNEGAGRENSFGVNIMLPFEQAPNAMIADDKKLVHLKYFFTRKLLLVKESHAVALFPGGFGTLDEAFEVLTLIQTGKTHPIPVLCIESPGGNYWKRLMEFFEQQLLSRGFINQSDLALFKVVYSPEEAVKEIQQFFRVYHSLRIVKDSLVIRIHQQLSQAEMAQLNQEFSDLLTDGQFQQVEALPEEWDEPHISHLPRLMLHFNWKELGRLRQCIDWLNARGLAV